One region of Candidatus Cloacimonadota bacterium genomic DNA includes:
- a CDS encoding POTRA domain-containing protein: MNKFPLIKHMKHFTRQVDILFPKKKSQILLIFSFFVFALFFPKNSLCENPATNSSIRIRSIQLNGITQISRPLIIRSLGYKSGDEFSYLGFNRNLSNILELYKNEGYFFAKILPPVITPVETGAEVNIEIIIDEGEKVVVSDINFCGNKYFSSQKLEDMIPMKSGQIFSVAKINRSLETIAKAYSQKGYPFCKVSVDTISLRKEQYSLQLGFLIQEGKLMRISHQIFEGNKITKDKTLNLILNFPTNKIYKQTDIELARRNLLTKKFIQSANIKPLNADDLLVQIQEKKMNHLNGVLGLTSSEEKKTFADRLSGFIDFDFMNIKGTDREVHILWKKLKNNSTTFNISYTEPFLFNKQISAQGLLSRRNIDTTYVNTKFEIKTKFLLPNYNKIGINYLNSSSLLDTIHTNQQGVGLDFESNRFDYPPNPYSGYELFIGSKVIWKRKNSYKQQIHLDAKYSLPITRQTAIFFHGSSKLLFTFHDSLNSYELFEFGGYDNLRGFIDNQFISEKFGILVFEYRFLLSQNSRIFLFCDSAFCKEYKNLFGIGFGVRLKSKIGLLKIDYGIGHQDETWTNPLQGIIHFGIETSF; the protein is encoded by the coding sequence ATGAATAAATTCCCTCTAATAAAACATATGAAGCATTTCACAAGACAGGTGGATATTTTATTCCCCAAAAAAAAATCACAGATTCTTTTAATATTTTCCTTTTTTGTTTTCGCCTTATTTTTCCCGAAAAATTCACTCTGCGAAAATCCTGCAACAAATTCTTCTATTCGCATCCGTTCTATTCAATTAAATGGAATCACACAAATTTCTCGCCCTCTCATTATCCGCTCGCTCGGGTACAAATCCGGTGATGAATTTTCTTATCTGGGATTTAACCGCAACCTTTCAAATATTCTGGAATTATACAAAAACGAGGGATACTTCTTTGCAAAAATCCTGCCACCGGTTATTACTCCCGTTGAAACAGGAGCAGAAGTCAATATCGAAATTATAATTGATGAGGGAGAAAAAGTTGTAGTTTCGGATATAAACTTTTGCGGTAACAAATATTTTTCATCACAAAAACTCGAAGATATGATACCGATGAAATCAGGACAAATCTTCTCGGTGGCAAAAATCAATCGTTCTCTCGAAACTATCGCAAAAGCATATTCTCAAAAAGGTTACCCGTTTTGCAAAGTATCTGTGGACACAATCTCTCTCCGGAAAGAGCAATATTCGCTACAACTTGGTTTCCTAATTCAGGAAGGAAAATTGATGCGGATTTCCCATCAGATATTCGAAGGTAACAAAATCACTAAGGATAAAACACTAAATCTAATTCTGAATTTTCCCACCAACAAAATCTACAAACAAACCGACATCGAACTTGCCCGAAGAAATTTGCTCACCAAAAAATTTATCCAAAGTGCAAATATAAAACCGCTAAATGCGGATGATCTTTTAGTTCAAATTCAAGAAAAAAAAATGAATCATTTGAACGGAGTTTTGGGGCTAACCTCTTCTGAAGAGAAGAAAACATTTGCAGATAGATTATCCGGCTTTATTGATTTTGACTTTATGAATATTAAAGGAACTGACCGTGAAGTTCATATTTTATGGAAAAAACTGAAAAATAATTCCACTACTTTCAATATTTCTTATACGGAACCTTTCCTTTTTAATAAGCAAATATCAGCACAAGGATTGCTTTCTCGAAGAAATATTGATACAACCTACGTGAATACCAAGTTTGAGATCAAGACAAAATTTCTTTTGCCAAATTACAACAAAATCGGAATTAATTATTTGAATTCCAGCAGTTTGTTAGATACCATTCACACTAACCAGCAGGGAGTTGGGCTTGATTTTGAATCGAACAGATTTGATTATCCTCCCAATCCATATTCAGGTTATGAATTATTTATCGGCTCCAAAGTTATTTGGAAAAGGAAAAATAGTTACAAACAGCAAATCCACCTTGACGCAAAATATTCTTTACCGATAACTCGCCAAACCGCTATTTTCTTTCATGGATCAAGCAAACTTCTATTTACATTTCACGATTCATTAAATTCTTATGAGCTCTTTGAATTTGGAGGTTATGATAACTTACGCGGATTTATTGACAACCAATTTATTTCTGAAAAATTCGGGATATTAGTTTTTGAATATCGTTTTCTTCTTTCTCAAAATTCTCGAATCTTCCTGTTTTGTGATTCGGCGTTTTGCAAAGAATACAAAAATCTTTTTGGCATCGGATTCGGTGTTCGCTTAAAATCTAAAATCGGCTTGTTGAAAATAGATTACGGAATCGGTCATCAGGATGAAACGTGGACAAATCCTTTGCAAGGAATAATTCATTTTGGCATTGAAACCTCTTTTTAA